The genomic DNA GAAACTGGCGCGACAAGCGCCGGGTCAAGAAGATGGGATATACCGCGGCAGAGTGGGAAGCGGCGGTGGCCGACTGGCCGGTGTTGCAGCGCTACCAGGAGGAGCAGCGGGCCCGATTGCGGGATCTGAGCTTTCGCTTTCTGGCCCGCAAGAGTATCGCTCCGGGTTCCGGGTTCGTCATTACCGACGCCATGTGTTTACGCATTGCCACCATGGCCTGTGTGCCGATTCTGGAGCTGGGGCTGGATTGGTATGAGGGCTGGTATACGGTGATTCTGTATGAAGACGATTTCATTCCCAATCGGCCCTGGCAGAGTGAAGATGGTGTGGTGCACGCCAGTGGTCCGGTGCTGGCCGGTGAGGCCTGGCATCAGGGCCCGGTGATACTGTCATGGCAATCGGTGTTGGCAGCCGGGCAGGGCAGTAATGTGGTGATCCACGAGATGAGCCACAAACTGGATATGCGCCGCAATGGGGCCAATGGTGCTCCGCCACTGCATCCGGGGATGAATCCGCGCCAGTGGCACGATACCTTCACGGCGGCCTGGGATCGTTTGTTCGATGATTATGAGCAGCACCGGCCCCTGTCTATTGATCCTTACGCACTGACCGGCCCGGGGGAGTTCTTTGCGGTTTGCAGTGAAGCCTTTTTTGAGACGCCGGACTCGCTGCATCGGGAGTGGCCGGATCTTTACCGGCTGCTGGCGCAGTTTTACCGACAAGGAGAACAGCCATGAAGTTTATCTTCGAAGTTCGGGTGAAACCGGGCTTTACCGTGGAGGAATATGCCCAGGGCTGGGTGGAAGCCAGTGAAATCATCCAGCAGACACCGGGCGCTCGTGGCACCTACCTGCACCGCAAGATCGGCCACCCGGACACGGTACTGGCCATTGCCCATTGGGACAGCAAGGCCCATCGGGATGCCAAGGACGACAGCCGCAGTGAAAAGGTAAAGGCAATTCTGGCGAAGCACGCCAAGGTGTGCGAGGTCACGGTGATCGGGGAGTTTGACGAGCCGGAATGGCA from Alcanivorax sp. includes the following:
- a CDS encoding M90 family metallopeptidase translates to MFAAWRNWRDKRRVKKMGYTAAEWEAAVADWPVLQRYQEEQRARLRDLSFRFLARKSIAPGSGFVITDAMCLRIATMACVPILELGLDWYEGWYTVILYEDDFIPNRPWQSEDGVVHASGPVLAGEAWHQGPVILSWQSVLAAGQGSNVVIHEMSHKLDMRRNGANGAPPLHPGMNPRQWHDTFTAAWDRLFDDYEQHRPLSIDPYALTGPGEFFAVCSEAFFETPDSLHREWPDLYRLLAQFYRQGEQP
- a CDS encoding antibiotic biosynthesis monooxygenase — translated: MKFIFEVRVKPGFTVEEYAQGWVEASEIIQQTPGARGTYLHRKIGHPDTVLAIAHWDSKAHRDAKDDSRSEKVKAILAKHAKVCEVTVIGEFDEPEWQVLPQ